The Nostoc sp. 'Lobaria pulmonaria (5183) cyanobiont' DNA window AAAAATTTATTTTTGAAATAGTTTACGCAATTCATCTTTTTACTACTTTAATAAATAGGTATAGTGATTATAAACTCAGAACCTTTTCCTAATACAGAATTTACTTCTAGAGTTCCTTTATGTTTTTGCACAATTATTTTATAAGCAATTGATAATCCTAATCCTGTTCCTTTTTCCACAGGTTTTGTTGTGAATAAATGATCGAACATTTTTTGCTGAACATCAGCCGATATTCCCACCCCATTATCTTGAATCCGAATCGAGATATGATTTTTATCTTCAGCGAGGGCAGTATGAATTGTAATTTGATTGGGATTTAGTTTAATATCATTAAAATTGAGTTTAGCAGTAGACTCATCTAAAGCATCAATGGCATTTGCTAAGAGATTCATAAATACCTGATTCAGTTGTCCCGGAAAGCATTCTACTAGGGGAATTTCTTCGTAATATTGAACTATTTGAATAGCAGGACGAATCTTATTCGCTTGTAAACGGTGTTTGAGAATGACGAGAGTACTGTTAATACCTTCATGAATATTAAAGAGAATTTTTTGTTGTGTATCGGCTCTAGAGAAAATTCGTAGGCTATGGCTAATATTGAAAATACGATCTGTACCTTGCTAGTGGATATTCCATTGAAGGAGGAAGCAAACCTAAATAATGATGATAAAAATCTAAAGCTGGTTTATCATCTATTTCATAGACTATGTTTTTATCTACTTTAGTCACTTTGCTTATTTGACCAATAGGATGCCAACCACTTGCAACAGCATGGGAAAACAATATTGTGCCGGAAAAAAGCATAATTGGTACAGAATCACTTAATACTTCTGTTTGAAAAAATTGATATGTACTTTGATATCTTGATTGATCGCCTGCCAAACCACCGAATATTGGCATATATTGACCAAGAGCTAGCTTTAAGCCATTCAATATAGAGACACCACTAGTTGTGAGGCTCTCTGGATGAGTTAGGCATAGCTTTGGAGGTGCAGTACTTTTTGCTTTGGCTTGCTCCACAGCTTGTTTAGTTGCAGTAATTGGATCGTCTGAAACTTTGCGTCCAACTCCTGCATGAATTTCAACTTCGTCTGAACAAAACAACATCAAAGTGATTGAATCTTGCTGAAACTCTAAGACTGAAGAAATTTCTCCATCTGTTGTTCCACCAATCAACTCAATCCCCGGAAAAGCCCGATCGATTTGCTGCAAAATGAGAGAATGATCGAAGTCAATTGCAGCAAAAATAATCCCAGCTTTTGGTATATCTCCTGCAAGAGAACTGGCACATTGTTGAAGAAGTTCTTCAACTGCTGCTAGAGAATCTGGCTCGTTACTGTGACCTACTACTGCTTTGAACATAAATTTACTTATTATGTTGATAAACTTAACTTACTATAATTATTAAATGGGAAGTTTAATGATAAACTCTGAACCTTGCCCTATTGATGAATTTACCTCTAGAGTTCCTCCATGTTTTTCGACAACAATTTGACGGGCAATTGATAACCCTAATCCTGTACCTTGACCTACAGGCTTGGTGGTGAATAAATAGTCAAAGATTTTTTGTTGGACATCAGCCGACATTCCTATGCCATTATCTTTAATCCTAATCAAGATATAATTTTTATCTTCAGTGAGAGTAGTTTGAATCAAAATTTGATTAGGATTTGCTTCAATCTCCATATAGGTAAGTCCTAAATTAGACTCCTCCAAAGCATCAATAGCATTAGCTAATAAATTCATAAATACCTGATTTAGTTGTCCGATAAAACATTCTAATTCTGGTAATATATCGTAATTTCTAATTACTTGAATATCGGGTCGAGCTTCGGATGCTTTTAAACGGTGTTTGAGAATCATAATTGTACTGTCTATGCCATCATGAATATTGCAATAAAATTTGCGATCGCTATCTGCTCGAGAAAAAGTTCTGAGACTGGTACTAATGTCGCGAATCCGCTGAACACCCTCTTTCATTGAGGAAATTAAGTTAGGCAGATCGGCAAGCATATACTTCAAATCTATCGCTGCAATTTCCTCTTCAATTTCTGGGACTGGATTAGGATAGTGATGCTGATAGAGATCGATGACGTTAATCATGTCTTGGAAATATACTGAAGCGTGTCCAAGATTGCCATGAATGAAACCAACTGGATTATTAATTTCATGAGCAACTCCTGCTACTAATTGACCAAGGGCAGACATTTTTTCTGTCTGCACAAGCTGGAGTTGAGACTCTTGTAGGTCTTTTAATGCTCTAGACAAAGCTGCTGTCCTTTCCACAACTCGTTTTTCTAAAGTTTTTGTGAGATTTCGTAATTGCAGATGGGTTTTAATTCTAGCTAATAGTTCTTCTTCATGAAAGGGTTTAGTAATGTAATCAACTGCCCCTATATTTAGACCCTTTACTTTACTATCAGTATCAGAATTAGCCGTCATAAAAATTATAGGAATATCACAGGTTTCTGAGTTATTTTTCAGCTTTTTACAGGTTTCAAATCCATCTATCCCCGGCATCATTACATCTAATAAAATTAAATCTGGTAGTCTAGATTCAACCTGTTTTATTGCTTTTTCTCCATCATTCTCTGTGATAACTTTAAAACCTACATTAGTTAATATATAAAAGACAATTTCTAAGTTTGTAGTAGTATCATCTACCACTAATATTAAATTATCTTCTGGTTCATAAAGTATTCTCATATCTTGATTTTCGTTCATGTATTTAGATTAATTTAACTCATTG harbors:
- a CDS encoding sensor histidine kinase, producing MFNISHSLRIFSRADTQQKILFNIHEGINSTLVILKHRLQANKIRPAIQIVQYYEEIPLVECFPGQLNQVFMNLLANAIDALDESTAKLNFNDIKLNPNQITIHTALAEDKNHISIRIQDNGVGISADVQQKMFDHLFTTKPVEKGTGLGLSIAYKIIVQKHKGTLEVNSVLGKGSEFIITIPIY
- a CDS encoding hybrid sensor histidine kinase/response regulator is translated as MNENQDMRILYEPEDNLILVVDDTTTNLEIVFYILTNVGFKVITENDGEKAIKQVESRLPDLILLDVMMPGIDGFETCKKLKNNSETCDIPIIFMTANSDTDSKVKGLNIGAVDYITKPFHEEELLARIKTHLQLRNLTKTLEKRVVERTAALSRALKDLQESQLQLVQTEKMSALGQLVAGVAHEINNPVGFIHGNLGHASVYFQDMINVIDLYQHHYPNPVPEIEEEIAAIDLKYMLADLPNLISSMKEGVQRIRDISTSLRTFSRADSDRKFYCNIHDGIDSTIMILKHRLKASEARPDIQVIRNYDILPELECFIGQLNQVFMNLLANAIDALEESNLGLTYMEIEANPNQILIQTTLTEDKNYILIRIKDNGIGMSADVQQKIFDYLFTTKPVGQGTGLGLSIARQIVVEKHGGTLEVNSSIGQGSEFIIKLPI